Proteins from one Nitrobacteraceae bacterium AZCC 2146 genomic window:
- a CDS encoding NitT/TauT family transport system substrate-binding protein (product_source=KO:K02051; cath_funfam=3.40.190.10; cog=COG0715; ko=KO:K02051; pfam=PF09084; superfamily=53850): MVAQVAALMLAGSHAALALEKVRILIPVRVIDESFTPFVVAEEKGYFEAEGYDVTLLAVGGSNESALQISAGNGDIGGASPGEAVIGIQSGKLKIKYFYDLLYANIWSVAVLPDSPIKTLVDLKDKKLGVQSMGSAGTTFAKAFVKEAGLDPAKDIFFLPIGLGAQAITSVRQNMVDGVIFWDAALAKLAFSGLKLREVPASEGLRTLPDVSLLARTDTIEKNPKMLVGVARAIAKGYDFTMANPEAAVLITWKTFPEARSKNPNMAEAIAEGIAVNQGRMKIWNSPKIGDKHGLFVEADWKRLLSFLKDQGAMPETPPIESVFTNQFIDQINTYDRAGVIAEAKKEDMAKLR, from the coding sequence ATGGTGGCGCAGGTCGCAGCGCTCATGCTGGCGGGGTCGCATGCGGCTTTGGCGCTGGAGAAAGTCCGGATCCTGATTCCGGTGCGGGTGATTGACGAGTCGTTCACGCCCTTCGTCGTCGCCGAGGAGAAGGGCTATTTCGAAGCCGAAGGCTATGACGTCACGCTGCTGGCCGTCGGCGGCTCCAACGAGTCGGCGCTGCAGATTTCGGCGGGCAACGGCGACATCGGCGGCGCGTCTCCCGGCGAGGCCGTGATCGGCATCCAGTCCGGCAAGCTCAAGATCAAGTATTTCTATGATCTGCTTTACGCGAACATCTGGTCGGTGGCCGTGCTGCCGGACAGCCCGATCAAGACGCTGGTCGACCTTAAGGACAAGAAGCTCGGCGTGCAATCCATGGGCAGCGCCGGCACCACCTTTGCAAAGGCGTTCGTGAAGGAGGCTGGGCTTGATCCAGCAAAGGACATTTTCTTTCTGCCGATCGGCCTCGGCGCTCAAGCCATCACCTCGGTGCGCCAGAACATGGTCGATGGCGTGATCTTTTGGGATGCGGCGCTGGCCAAGCTGGCGTTCTCCGGCCTGAAACTGCGCGAGGTGCCCGCCTCGGAGGGGCTGCGCACATTGCCGGATGTCAGTCTGCTTGCCCGCACCGACACCATCGAGAAGAATCCGAAGATGCTGGTGGGCGTCGCCCGCGCCATTGCCAAGGGATACGACTTCACCATGGCCAATCCCGAGGCCGCCGTCCTGATCACCTGGAAGACCTTTCCCGAGGCCCGCTCGAAGAATCCGAACATGGCCGAGGCGATTGCCGAAGGCATCGCCGTCAACCAGGGCCGGATGAAGATCTGGAATAGCCCGAAGATCGGCGACAAGCACGGCCTGTTCGTCGAGGCCGACTGGAAGCGGCTGCTGAGCTTCCTGAAGGACCAGGGCGCGATGCCGGAGACGCCGCCGATCGAGAGCGTGTTCACCAACCAGTTCATCGACCAAATCAATACTTATGACCGCGCCGGCGTCATCGCCGAGGCGAAAAAGGAAGACATGGCCAAGCTCCGCTAG
- a CDS encoding NitT/TauT family transport system substrate-binding protein (product_source=KO:K02051; cath_funfam=3.40.190.10; cleavage_site_network=SignalP-noTM; cog=COG0715; ko=KO:K02051; pfam=PF09084; superfamily=53850) translates to MTTDIQRRRLLRGALAAAAVAGFARPVFAQARKPVKFLFDVLPNPKHGLFYPAAKKGFFVAEGLDVTIESSKGSADVIQNVASGAAQFGFADASAVVLSRTRDLPVTLVAMVHYKTLMSVITRAPSGVEKPADLVGKKIASTSGDAVRMVMPAFAKMNGFDGEKVNFLTVNQPAKASMLMAGQVDGVCDYLSAMPIYREAGKAIGLELKAISYADYGLDIYSNGIIVHDDLLRSDPALVKSFVRAIAQGLEFAASQRDETARIFREYQPQYSEAVTREGLDIAVDSLLVPEVFSGGIGAMSAGKMERTIKTTVEAYGLAKAPAAPSVYTNAMLPGIFPRKT, encoded by the coding sequence ATGACGACTGACATTCAACGCAGACGGCTGCTGCGCGGGGCGCTCGCAGCGGCGGCGGTTGCCGGGTTTGCCCGACCCGTGTTCGCGCAGGCGCGCAAACCCGTAAAGTTCCTGTTCGACGTGCTGCCCAATCCGAAGCACGGGCTGTTCTACCCGGCGGCGAAGAAGGGCTTCTTCGTCGCGGAGGGGCTCGATGTCACCATCGAGTCCAGCAAGGGCTCGGCCGACGTGATCCAGAACGTCGCCAGCGGCGCCGCGCAGTTCGGCTTTGCCGACGCCAGCGCCGTCGTCCTAAGCCGGACCCGCGACCTGCCGGTCACGCTGGTCGCGATGGTGCACTACAAGACGCTGATGTCGGTGATCACGCGGGCGCCGAGCGGGGTCGAGAAGCCCGCCGATCTGGTCGGCAAGAAGATCGCATCGACCAGCGGCGATGCCGTGCGCATGGTGATGCCGGCCTTCGCCAAGATGAACGGCTTCGACGGCGAGAAAGTGAACTTCCTCACGGTCAACCAGCCGGCGAAGGCCAGCATGCTGATGGCCGGGCAGGTCGACGGCGTCTGCGACTATTTGTCGGCGATGCCGATCTATCGCGAGGCCGGCAAGGCGATCGGCCTGGAGCTGAAGGCGATCAGCTACGCCGACTACGGGCTGGATATCTACAGCAACGGCATCATCGTGCATGACGACCTGTTGCGGTCGGATCCCGCGCTGGTGAAGTCCTTCGTGCGGGCGATCGCGCAGGGGCTGGAATTCGCCGCCAGCCAGCGTGACGAAACGGCGCGCATCTTTCGCGAGTATCAGCCGCAATACAGCGAGGCGGTAACGCGCGAGGGGCTGGACATCGCCGTGGATTCGCTGCTCGTCCCGGAAGTCTTCAGCGGCGGCATCGGCGCGATGTCGGCGGGCAAGATGGAGCGCACCATCAAGACCACGGTGGAGGCCTACGGCCTCGCCAAGGCGCCCGCGGCGCCGTCGGTCTACACCAATGCGATGCTGCCGGGGATCTTTCCGCGCAAGACGTAA
- a CDS encoding AcrR family transcriptional regulator (product_source=COG1309; cath_funfam=1.10.10.60; cog=COG1309; pfam=PF00440,PF17938; superfamily=46689,48498), which produces MTADQRKRSIAAKPAAVQRPRKTRDAALAQATILGVARAHFVSQGFAGARVDEIAAQSGYSKAMIYHYYGNKENLYVAVLEEVYKHFVAPRRVLNLAEVGPVRALEAFVREGAASVRKDPAILNLLAIENLNEAAYLRGSTVPRAIYPPLLTQLKEILDAGVQQGVFRAGIDPVQLYVALSSVIFHAVSNRFTLSVTLGTDTASSAFLDRHVDMSVAMVIGYCTTSPRTGPARTVRK; this is translated from the coding sequence ATGACAGCAGATCAACGCAAACGATCTATCGCGGCAAAGCCGGCCGCCGTCCAGCGTCCGCGCAAGACGCGGGACGCAGCACTTGCGCAGGCCACCATCCTCGGCGTCGCCCGCGCCCATTTTGTCTCGCAGGGCTTTGCCGGCGCGCGCGTCGACGAGATCGCCGCGCAGTCCGGCTACAGCAAGGCGATGATCTACCACTACTACGGCAACAAGGAGAATCTCTACGTCGCCGTGCTGGAGGAAGTGTACAAGCACTTCGTCGCGCCGCGCCGCGTGCTCAATCTCGCCGAGGTTGGCCCGGTCCGTGCGCTCGAGGCCTTCGTGCGCGAAGGCGCGGCGTCGGTGCGCAAGGATCCGGCCATCCTCAACCTGCTGGCCATCGAGAATCTGAACGAGGCCGCCTACCTGCGCGGCTCGACGGTCCCGCGCGCGATCTATCCGCCGCTGCTGACGCAGCTGAAGGAGATTCTCGACGCAGGCGTGCAGCAGGGCGTGTTCCGCGCCGGGATCGATCCCGTGCAGCTCTATGTCGCTTTATCCTCGGTCATCTTTCACGCGGTCAGCAACCGCTTCACGCTGTCCGTCACGCTCGGCACCGACACCGCCAGCAGCGCTTTCCTCGACCGTCACGTCGACATGTCCGTCGCCATGGTGATCGGCTATTGCACCACGTCCCCGCGCACCGGCCCCGCACGCACCGTCCGCAAGTAG
- a CDS encoding FMN-dependent oxidoreductase (nitrilotriacetate monooxygenase family) (product_source=TIGR03860; cath_funfam=3.20.20.30; cog=COG2141; pfam=PF00296; superfamily=51679; tigrfam=TIGR03860), with translation MTKQIRLNAFNMATPGSQASSLWNYPGNRVGEYNKLGYWKDLCSILERGLFDTLFLADVLGTYDVYGGNADAALRRAVSVPILDPVQLIPALADNTSNLGFGVTCTLTYEPPHVFARRMSTLDHLTDGRIGWNIVTGFLQSAGKAAGHGAIPGHDRRYDIAEEYMEVVYRLWEGSWEDAAACRDVAKGWFSDPSKVHKVKFDGEFFATDTIHLCEPSLQRTPVLYQAGASGRGRAFAGKHAEGIFTGGPSKKVIGDQVRKLRDECVAAGRSRDAIKIYTLATAIVAETEQEAYRKYDDYRRNVQHEGALAHLSGLTGIDLSKYGLDEILTHIQTDAMRSAVESFTSADPDRLWTIRELAEHQSIGGRGPVFIGSPGQVADQMMEWMDATDIDGFNLAYVIAHDTYEDFVNLAVPELQRRGVYHTAYAPGTLREKLTKTGKPRLVAPHPSAGFRYAETV, from the coding sequence ATGACCAAGCAGATCCGGCTCAACGCGTTCAACATGGCGACGCCAGGTTCGCAGGCGTCATCGCTGTGGAATTATCCCGGCAACCGCGTCGGCGAATACAACAAGCTCGGCTACTGGAAGGATCTCTGCAGCATCCTCGAGCGTGGCCTGTTCGACACGCTGTTTCTCGCCGACGTGCTGGGCACCTACGATGTCTACGGCGGCAACGCCGATGCCGCACTGCGCCGCGCCGTGTCGGTGCCGATCCTCGATCCCGTGCAACTGATCCCCGCGCTCGCGGACAACACCAGCAACCTCGGCTTCGGCGTCACCTGCACGCTGACCTACGAGCCGCCCCATGTGTTCGCGCGCCGGATGTCGACGCTGGACCATCTGACCGACGGGCGCATCGGCTGGAACATCGTCACCGGCTTCCTGCAGAGCGCAGGCAAGGCGGCGGGGCACGGGGCGATCCCCGGCCATGACCGGCGCTACGACATCGCCGAAGAGTACATGGAAGTCGTGTACCGCCTGTGGGAAGGCAGCTGGGAAGATGCTGCCGCCTGTCGCGACGTCGCCAAGGGCTGGTTCAGCGATCCGTCCAAGGTGCACAAGGTCAAGTTCGACGGCGAGTTCTTCGCCACCGACACCATCCATCTGTGCGAGCCGTCGCTGCAGCGGACGCCGGTGCTGTACCAGGCGGGCGCCTCCGGCCGCGGCCGCGCCTTTGCGGGCAAGCATGCCGAAGGCATTTTTACTGGTGGTCCGTCGAAGAAGGTGATCGGCGACCAGGTGAGGAAACTGCGCGACGAGTGCGTCGCCGCCGGACGTTCGCGCGATGCGATCAAGATCTACACGCTGGCAACGGCCATCGTCGCCGAAACCGAACAGGAAGCCTACCGTAAATACGACGACTACCGCCGCAACGTGCAGCACGAAGGCGCGCTGGCGCATCTGTCGGGCCTGACCGGCATCGATCTGTCGAAATATGGCCTCGATGAAATCCTGACCCACATCCAGACCGACGCGATGCGCTCGGCGGTTGAATCCTTCACCTCGGCGGATCCCGACCGGCTGTGGACGATCCGCGAACTGGCGGAGCACCAGAGCATCGGCGGTCGCGGTCCGGTATTCATCGGCTCGCCCGGACAGGTCGCCGACCAGATGATGGAATGGATGGACGCCACCGACATCGACGGCTTCAATCTCGCCTATGTCATCGCCCACGATACCTACGAGGACTTTGTCAATCTGGCCGTTCCAGAGTTGCAGCGGCGTGGCGTCTACCACACCGCTTATGCACCCGGCACGCTGCGCGAAAAGCTGACGAAGACCGGAAAGCCGCGGCTTGTCGCGCCGCATCCCAGCGCCGGCTTCAGGTATGCCGAAACCGTTTGA
- a CDS encoding flavin reductase (product_source=KO:K09024; cath_funfam=2.30.110.10; cog=COG1853; ko=KO:K09024; pfam=PF01613; smart=SM00903; superfamily=50475; tigrfam=TIGR03615), with product MMSAAMKLPDPAPVLDKDAFRAGMSRLGAAVNIITTDGPAGRAGFTASAVCSVTDSPPTLLVCVNRSSSVYGRFTENEALCVNTLKPDHEPLSRLFGGKTAMDERFAAAAWSVGTSGAPVLQDATVSFDCKITSKADVGSHAVFFCEVLAIVCHDVADGLIYFDRAYHRV from the coding sequence ATGATGAGTGCCGCGATGAAATTGCCCGACCCTGCGCCTGTTCTCGACAAGGACGCCTTTCGCGCGGGGATGTCGCGGCTGGGCGCTGCGGTGAACATCATCACCACGGACGGGCCCGCGGGGCGGGCCGGCTTCACGGCGTCCGCCGTCTGCAGCGTCACCGACTCGCCACCGACATTGCTGGTTTGCGTCAACCGGTCGTCTTCGGTGTATGGCAGATTCACCGAAAATGAAGCGCTGTGCGTCAATACGCTGAAGCCGGACCACGAGCCGTTGTCGCGGCTATTTGGCGGCAAGACCGCGATGGATGAGCGCTTCGCGGCTGCCGCCTGGAGCGTCGGCACGTCGGGCGCACCAGTTCTGCAGGATGCGACCGTGTCGTTCGACTGCAAGATCACCAGCAAGGCGGACGTGGGCAGCCACGCCGTGTTCTTCTGCGAGGTGCTGGCGATCGTGTGTCACGACGTGGCGGATGGCCTGATCTATTTCGACCGCGCCTATCACCGCGTGTGA